The Solanum lycopersicum chromosome 9, SLM_r2.1 genome window below encodes:
- the LOC101259877 gene encoding vesicle-associated membrane protein produces MGQQSLIYSFVARGTVILAEYTEFTGNFTSIASQCLQKLPASNNKFTYNCDGHTFNYLVEEGFTYCVVAVESVGRQIPIAFLERTKEEFTKKYGGGKAATAVANSLNREFGPKLKEQMQYCVDHPEEISKLAKVKAQVSEVKGVMMENIEKVLDRGEKIELLVDKTENLRSQAQDFRTQGTTMRRKMWLQNMKIKLIVLGIIIALILIIVLSVCGGFKCH; encoded by the exons ATGGGGCAACAATCGCTGATCTACAGTTTCGTTGCGCGAGGAACTGTGATTCTCGCCGAATACACTGAATTCACCGGTAATTTCACAAGTATAGCTTCACAGTGCCTCCAGAAACTTCCGGCTTCTAATAACAAGTTCACCTATAACTGCGATGGCCATACTTTCAACTATCTCGTCGAAGAAGGCTTCA CATACTGTGTTGTTGCTGTGGAATCTGTCGGTAGACAGATCCCAATTGCGTTTTTGGAGAGAACCAAGGAAGAGTTTACCAAGAAATATGGTGGAGGCAAGGCTGCTACAGCTGTTGCCAACAGTTTAAACAGGGAGTTCGG GCCCAAGCTGAAGGAGCAGATGCAATACTGTGTAGATCATCCAGAAGAAATCAGTAAGCTTGCAAAGGTGAAGGCTCAGGTTTCAGAAGTTAAAGGTGTGATGATGGAAAACATTGAAAAG GTTCTTGATCGTGGGGAGAAGATTGAACTTTTGGTGGATAAGACTGAGAATCTTCGCTCACAG GCACAAGATTTCAGGACACAAGGAACAACAATGAGGAGAAAGATGTGGTTGCAGAACATGAAGATCAAGCTTATAGTTTTGGGAATTATTATTGCCTTGATTCTGATCATAGTTTTATCTGTGTGTGGTGGTTTCAAATGTCACTAG
- the LOC112942120 gene encoding uncharacterized protein has translation MVNLTKLEFTTLQSSGRNYLSWMLDAEIHFDAMGLVDTIKEENKASNQNCARAMIFLSHHLDEILKIEYLTVKDPLVLWKNLKERFEHSKMVIHPKARYDWMHLRLQDFKSIHEYNSAMFRITSQLKLCGETVSEIDMMEKAFSTFHASNVLLQQQYREKGFKKYSELISHLHVAEQNNDLLLKNHENRPIGSEPLLEVNEAYAHHTRRGKGRGPNRGRGRGRGRDHGQERNSIPDINHSSNKKEKRKDEKREATREDCFRCGGRGHYARDCRTPKHLVELYQ, from the coding sequence atggtcAATCTTACAAAACTAGAGTTCACTACCCTTCAAAGTTCGGGCAGGAACTACCTCTCATGGATGTTGGATGCTGAAATCCACTTTGATGCAATGGGTCTTGTAGAcaccataaaagaagaaaataaggcaTCAAATCAAAACTGTGCACGAGCAATGATATTTTTGAGTCATCATCTTGACGAGATTCTGAAAATCGAATATCTGACAGTTAAGGATCCACTTGTTTTGTGGAAAAACCtaaaagaaagatttgaacaCTCGAAGATGGTCATACATCCAAAGGCACGATATGATTGGATGCATctaaggctacaagactttaagtCTATACATGAGTACAATTCTGCCATGTTCAGAATCACTTCTCAATTGAAATTATGTGGAGAAACAGTTAGTGAgattgatatgatggaaaaggCGTTCTCCACTTTCCATGCCTCGAATGTGCTCTTGCAACAACAATATCGAGAGAAAGGTTTCAAAAAGTATTCTGAACTAATTTCTCATCTTCATGTGGCCGagcaaaataatgatttattattgaaaaatcatgAGAATCGACCTATTGGATCTGAACCACTTCTTGAAGTGAATGAGGCGTACGCCCACCATACTAGGCGTGGAAAAGGTCGCGGTCCTAATCGTGGTCGTGGACGTGGACGTGGTCGTGATCACGGTCAAGAACGTAATTCTATTCCTGACATtaatcattcatcaaataaaaaggaaaaaaggaaagATGAGAAACGTGAAGCAACTAGGGAAGATTGTTTTCGATGTGGTGGAAGAGGTCATTATGCACGTGATTGTCGTACTCCCAAACACTTGGTTGAGCTTTATCAATAA